DNA sequence from the Pomacea canaliculata isolate SZHN2017 linkage group LG7, ASM307304v1, whole genome shotgun sequence genome:
atcatcatcatcatcatcatcgtcttcgtcgtcgtcgtcgtcacgaAACTCTTATAAGCCGTCTTCTATTCCAAATTTTGCTTAGCCTGTCCATCCCTGCTTCTGCTGCCCTGATTCTGAGATGAAGTTCCTGTGTTCAGCTTCCGTCGTTTGAGATGCTCGCGCTGAGTTCTTCATAACACAGTATTTTCATCTCGGGCGGGTCTCCGGCTGCGCTCCGGAAACAGATGCTCTGACTCCACTTAACGTACACTACATATGTACACGATGGTAACATTTAACAGCCATTTCTCTGCACGCCAATTACTTGAGGGACGTTAGAACAAGTTActtgctgttgttttcttgtttagaaGCTAAACATTCAAGGTAAAGGAGAATCATGAACTTTCCGGGCATCCTCATTCCCGCCATTGTTGTCCTCGGTCTGTCAGGTATGTTCGTGAATTAGCTGTTTGATGTAGACACGAATTTCGCTGTCACACAGACCATATTATGTGCTTAACAAAGCCGGCAATACCTGATAGGTTTTAATCTATACTATATAAAGGAAATgaagttatatatttttataacttttgtttgtttacatgtcacTATTATTGGTATGCaagttacatttgttttctttggacAAATAATACTATAATAATGTTAGTAAAATGTTGCTACACTTTagttcttttgttaattttaggCTATAACTTAAATCATAATGTCgtgaaaataagcaaataatctttatatttattaactgcGAGAAATTTTACTTTGTCAAAAGTTTATTAAATGCTACTGTCGGTTACTTGAGTGAAAGGTTTGCTCGGGCTTTGTACTTACACACCCGCTTGCCTGCTTTCAGTGGACGTGCAAGGTCAGTGCACCCAACGGGATGTGGGCACCATGATGGCCTGCACCATGCCTCACGCCTTCAGATTGTTTCATGCCATTGGGACTGGACAAAGCTGTGACAGAAACCGCATCACGTCTACGGTCTGCAGGTGGGATGCACTTcaggacagtgtgtgtgtgtgaatatatatgtgtgtgtgtgtgtgtgtttccagaTTTAcgcttcttttctctctgtctctatatCATTATTTTGGTCTCTGATTCTCTTGTCTCTCAACcttcgttctctctttctttcattcattttagtACAAGTATACTAAAGTTACTGCTTTTTCAAACCATTACTCCACAGTATTCACCAGTACTCTGAGGTCCAAACAGGTCAAGTGTTGTGTGAATAACAGAGGtctttttcattacattttcattGATGGACAGAGGAATACAAGTAGTGACGAACAGAAGGGTGGATGGATAGATAAATGGAAGAGATGGATAAATAGATCGAGAAAGAAAGCGGGGGTCCGGTcccaacaattattattattaaacctcGCCACAAAGATAAGAAATTTCGAGTCAGAGAGTGTCACCACTTAGAGCTGAGAGTTGCACCCAGTTGCATGACCATTTTCTCGTACACTTGCCAGACAGCTGTCTGAATCAGACGATTGGCTAAACAGTTCGGGAAGAGGATGAATCGCCAACTGGGAAGTCCTCAGCGACTGGTCCTTGCCAACTGATTTTGCATCCGGCGAATTACTTGACCCAAGAAGTGCATCCGTGCCAAACATCCGGGCAACACGCTATTCAGGACAACTGGCAGGACGAGATATTGCAAGCCTTCTGCGGGTTGCATGACtgttgatgtcaacaaaaacatcTAGTTGATTGCAAGTTTTACTTAACGAGTGGGCAATGCTTTGTCAACACTCTCACAAACAAGTATCCGAGTACTAAATGGTCGATTGTTAGTTAGAGTTGAATTAGCGTCAAAgaatgtttcctttctttcattaattttgtcaaaattttctTCTGCAGTGACTATGCGACCGTCGTCGCCTGCATCAACAGGAGATACGTGTCCAGAACTTGTCGCCCTTACGCCGTCAGTGAACTCAACTCACGACTCCGTATGTATTGCTATATATGAACTGATTCTTCTTTGATATGAATACTCAAAGAGTTCACCacatttgaaatataaatgaagtaattaacaAATATGTATCGGGTTATCTGTGTAAGTAAAATGAAAACTAGTGGCAGAGACAACAgtcaattaaaaagaaaaactggaatTTTGTGTGGGGATACAACGGATAAGGAAATTTAGGGCTAGTCATGTCAGAAAATTTTTCTTAGCATTCAGAtattataaaacaattattataaaactgTGAATCAAGATACACGTGGATATTAAGGCCACACTTTGTGTTTTACTGTCCACAGCGCTCTCGTGTAGTGTGTCCGACCTGAGTCAGGTGTGCACCAACGCACCATCGTTCTTATCGCGTACGTTTGTTTGATTACtcgttcatttattttgttttgtttagtttgtttattgGCATTCTAGGCCCTTTatgtgttaaaaattatttgatatttttacaaTACAACTATTATGTAAAGGgtgtcaacatttttgtttaaggTTTGTATGCGATGTCTCCCTTTGCACTCTTCGGGGAATTGCGATTTGAAATAACATTGCCTTTGCtgtatttataaacaatatGATTTCTGTGTTGACAAAAGTGGATCTGTTTCAGGCTAAATGGACCAACAGAAGATTGCTTGAAGACCAACGAAAATGTCTCAACCTGTTTAGGGATGTACAGAGAATCTGTTAAAGATGATGTTGATGAGACATGCTGCTTTGAACTTTTATTAGCTTCAGACAAATATgcattctctctcattcattgATATATGTGGGAATATAAAATCTAATCAAGTCCAAATAAAGACACAGAGgacagtattatttttgtacaatgTCAATCTGTGTGACTTAATGATCGACGGGCTGTGGTAGAGAGACAAAGATGTATGACAGAAAGTATGAGGGGTGATTgtgaatgaaggaaaaaataataataataataataataataataataataataataataataataataataataataataataataataataataataataataataataataaaagtaataatagtaaaagCGCATTTTCAAACCAACAAATACAGGCTCAAAACGctgtacaaaaatgtaaacacacatcTGGTCTCGAAAGCATAGTAAAAAACTAGtatgaatgccatcagcattTATGCAATTCACAGACATTCCATTTTCCATTCCTgttctttcgctctctctttctctctctttctctctacgCACTACAGAAAAGTGTGTCCCAAGAGAACGACCCTAGCCTTACACCAATGACCCAACAAGCAGAGCAGGTGTCAGTAATAAGTGTCAGTGGAAAAGCTGAGAGAAGAAGGTTGTCTTGGAAAGAGGTGAGATGCCGCCTACACCAGGACCATGACCTTTCTTGCCTAaatgtgtattatgtattttcaattttttattttatctacatGTGATTATAGTGATCGTttcatctttgttgtggtctagAGGTTGGACAGGTAGGTCGTGTCCCGCCTCTGGCTGAGCGGGTGGGTGTGAGCTGTGTGAGCGGTTGTGCATCCGGGACGTTGGGGGTGACACGAGCCATTAGCGAGGCCTACGACAAGAATGTACAGCCAGTCCGACATCATTCTTACTTGTTATGAACGAAATagctgagaaaatattttccaatgGCAAACACGGAGTTGTACCCGGATCTGGTAGAATTATTTATCTTCATGTTTGCTGATGATCTAGCTCTACTATAAAGTACACCGATGGACCCTCAAAATCTCATGAATTGCCTTGTGACATTATGTCAAGAGCTTGGAGTAGAAATAAACTGGGATAAAAGTAGAGGTCTTTAGAAAGGGTACCACGCCTTGTTTTGCACTttaaagtacataaatatacaaagcCATTTTTCTTGCTAGTAGCCGTGGTTATATCCCTGAATGATAAATACGATTTAAACAACAGTATCTCACTGCGTTTAAGGTCCCTGTCAACAATTAATAACATACCAGAAAAAGTTTCCCACAAGTATTCAAGCATCAATAGAACTATCCCAACACGACATCTATTTTTCGAACCTTGGTGcttcaaaacttcttttttcGCAACGCTGATTTACTCCGGCTTTATGTTCCTGTACGTCCCATCTGTGTCAGAGTTCAGAGTGTACACAGGAGGATCTGTCTCGAACACCAGCCACGTGACTTTCTCTCACGACCGGTCTGGACAACGAGACGGACACATCGTGTTGTGTTAGTTTTAATGACGCCTGAGTGTTTGAGGGAATCTTTTTATGGTATGTTATTAAATGTTGACAGCACCCGTAAAAgcagtttgttttgtattttgtaactagagcacGTAGACCTCAGCGCATGTGTGAGAGCAGGGGTGCGGCACGTGACACACCCTTCTACCCTTTGTGCCTATGTGTAGGTTGTAGAAAAACAACCGAGAGCTTATTGTTCGAGACGGATACATCTTACCGTCCTGGATCCTGAAAAAAGTCATCCGGGACTACCTATCTACGCACAAAATGAATCCTCTTCATTTTTAACCTTCTAGTATGTCATCGAGAAATAATGCTGAAGTGGTTACTTTTATTGAAAGCAAACATTTGGAGAAAAAAGCACCCACCTGAAGTAAGGGGTTAACCAAAGCAGAACTTATCTCCCTAACCAAGTCGGAATGTATCCGGGCAGAGAACTCCTCATCCTTCACACAGTGAACAAAACACATTCGTCGTCTTTCATCGCCTCAGACACTTCAGTACAGAGGTAGCTGACAGTCTTTTTCATCGCTCATCAGTAATGAGTCGGTCGTGTGGTGTGGTGCCGGTGATCTTGGTCCTGATCCTCACTGGTAAGTGTCTTTGCTTTTCTTCAGTATGAGCGGGGGAAGGGAGGAGTTTCTGTCCTTCAGTTATTCTTCCTGCATGTCTCCTGTTGTGCTGTTCTTCCTGTTCTCTgcagtttttctctcttcttcttgtcAATTTTCCTTTGTATTATATCTCTtaaatggttgttttttttgttgtttttgtttgtttgtttttttgtttttttgttgttgttttttttgctgttgttcctctttgtcttttttctatttgctctttctttgtctttttattgt
Encoded proteins:
- the LOC112569277 gene encoding uncharacterized protein LOC112569277; this encodes MNFPGILIPAIVVLGLSVDVQGQCTQRDVGTMMACTMPHAFRLFHAIGTGQSCDRNRITSTVCSDYATVVACINRRYVSRTCRPYAVSELNSRLPLSCSVSDLSQVCTNAPSFLSR